One Deltaproteobacteria bacterium genomic region harbors:
- a CDS encoding PAS domain-containing protein — MSHRRNSETVISRYFFLISVGIALLFWFLEAFVHVYIFHHGSLYSEIFTPDPHETWMRLIVATLVIFLGLSGQIVTRRLRAAEKRVRHNEQTARALLNATHESAMLIDHRGTILVANSSMADSIGRPADSLPGSCVYDLLPPAIVALWEKHNQEVIETGGSVSFEGGRSGRLYNTSIFPLFNGGKVERLAIFSEDITARKRAEEALQRSEREKAAILDSMTELVAYQDRSMNIVWVNNVAAESVNMNREDIIGRHCFELWHGRSTTCENCPIVTAMETKAPARAEIVSPDGRIWDVIGYPVFGNGGDVIGIVEVTKDITNRKKNEEELRAYREHLELINKILRHDLINNFTAIRSALDLYRDSKEPELLENADQQIDRSVDLIRQMRELESFISRHRDLKPVDIEGMVRKIIPSYPSIEFYTAGTGFQVMADEFLESVLDNIIGNAVKHSGTDRIDITGMDLKGAYELHIADHGSGIPDPIKARIFEEGFSHGTEGGTGLGLHIVKKAMETYGGDIYVENNEPQGTVFILRFMVMPHS, encoded by the coding sequence ATGAGCCACCGGAGGAACAGCGAGACGGTCATAAGCCGGTATTTCTTCCTGATCAGTGTGGGTATCGCCCTGCTCTTCTGGTTTCTGGAAGCTTTTGTACATGTCTATATCTTTCATCATGGATCGCTCTACTCCGAGATATTCACCCCCGATCCCCATGAAACATGGATGCGCCTTATCGTCGCCACGCTGGTCATTTTCCTGGGACTCAGCGGACAGATCGTGACCCGAAGGCTCAGGGCGGCTGAAAAGAGGGTCCGTCACAACGAGCAAACGGCCCGGGCGCTGCTCAACGCCACCCATGAATCGGCCATGCTCATCGATCACCGGGGAACCATACTGGTGGCAAACTCCTCAATGGCCGACAGTATCGGACGGCCGGCGGACAGCCTTCCGGGCTCGTGCGTCTATGACCTTCTTCCACCGGCCATTGTCGCCCTCTGGGAGAAGCATAATCAGGAGGTCATCGAAACCGGCGGCTCCGTATCCTTCGAAGGTGGGCGATCAGGCAGGCTTTACAATACCAGTATCTTTCCCCTCTTCAACGGAGGAAAGGTGGAGCGCCTTGCGATCTTCTCCGAGGACATAACAGCTCGGAAACGGGCCGAGGAGGCCTTGCAACGGAGCGAGAGGGAAAAGGCCGCGATCCTGGACAGCATGACCGAACTGGTCGCATACCAGGACCGGTCCATGAACATTGTCTGGGTAAACAATGTGGCCGCCGAATCAGTCAACATGAACCGGGAGGACATAATCGGCCGTCACTGTTTCGAGCTCTGGCACGGCCGGAGCACGACCTGCGAAAACTGCCCCATTGTTACGGCGATGGAGACAAAAGCGCCCGCCAGAGCTGAAATCGTATCCCCTGACGGCAGGATATGGGATGTCATAGGATATCCCGTATTCGGAAACGGGGGAGATGTCATCGGCATCGTGGAGGTCACGAAGGACATCACGAACCGTAAAAAGAACGAAGAGGAACTTCGGGCCTATCGCGAACACCTGGAACTGATCAACAAGATACTGCGCCACGATCTGATAAACAATTTCACGGCTATCAGAAGCGCCCTGGACCTCTACCGGGATTCAAAAGAACCGGAATTGCTGGAAAACGCCGACCAGCAGATCGACAGAAGCGTGGACCTGATCCGGCAGATGCGGGAGCTTGAATCGTTCATCTCGCGGCACCGGGACTTGAAGCCGGTCGACATCGAAGGAATGGTCCGAAAGATCATCCCTTCATACCCATCGATAGAGTTTTACACGGCGGGAACCGGGTTCCAGGTCATGGCCGATGAGTTCCTCGAATCGGTCCTGGACAATATCATCGGTAACGCCGTCAAACACAGCGGAACGGATCGAATCGACATCACCGGGATGGACCTCAAGGGAGCCTATGAACTTCATATCGCCGACCACGGCTCCGGCATCCCCGATCCGATCAAGGCCAGGATATTCGAAGAGGGCTTCAGTCACGGCACTGAGGGCGGTACCGGCCTGGGCCTCCATATCGTCAAAAAGGCCATGGAGACATACGGCGGCGACATATATGTAGAGAACAACGAACCGCAGGGAACCGTCTTCATCCTCCGCTTCATGGTAATGCCCCATTCCTGA
- a CDS encoding rhodanese-like domain-containing protein, with translation MRSPTSKNRRTCRWWCLLPVLWIVAGTALAGGAVDTGPPVITPGEAHRMMDERDDTLFVNTMSAIECRDHRIPGSLCIACPEFEKTAPALIENRDRPIIVYCASTGCHRSIHAADKARGLGYRNVFILDGGLPAWKEAGYAVESERRIPRKGIASIKPKVLSRLIDEKQNILVLDIRTGDLFEREHVPGAVNIPFDELEDACRELPMNRKIVVVDEEGHRSFLAACYLYERGLVDIQRLFGGMKDWRSFMKRRK, from the coding sequence ATGAGATCACCGACATCAAAAAATAGAAGGACGTGCCGGTGGTGGTGCCTTCTTCCGGTGCTGTGGATCGTCGCGGGAACCGCTCTTGCCGGAGGGGCCGTCGACACGGGACCGCCGGTGATAACACCGGGTGAAGCGCATCGCATGATGGATGAACGGGACGACACCCTGTTCGTCAATACCATGAGCGCCATCGAATGCCGGGACCACAGGATCCCCGGGTCTCTCTGCATCGCCTGTCCGGAATTTGAGAAAACGGCCCCGGCCCTGATCGAAAACCGGGATCGGCCCATCATAGTTTACTGCGCCAGCACCGGCTGTCACCGGAGCATTCACGCCGCCGACAAAGCCCGCGGTCTCGGGTACCGGAACGTTTTCATCCTTGACGGCGGCCTTCCCGCCTGGAAGGAAGCGGGCTATGCCGTTGAATCGGAACGCCGCATTCCCCGAAAAGGAATAGCATCGATAAAACCGAAAGTCCTCAGCCGTCTGATCGATGAGAAACAGAACATCCTGGTCCTCGATATCAGGACCGGGGACCTCTTCGAGAGGGAGCATGTTCCGGGAGCGGTCAACATTCCCTTTGACGAACTTGAGGATGCCTGCCGGGAACTGCCCATGAACAGAAAGATCGTCGTGGTTGACGAAGAGGGCCATCGGTCCTTTCTCGCCGCGTGTTACCTGTACGAACGGGGACTGGTCGACATACAGCGGCTTTTCGGCGGGATGAAGGACTGGCGATCCTTCATGAAGAGGAGGAAATAG